A DNA window from Desulfatiglans anilini DSM 4660 contains the following coding sequences:
- a CDS encoding hemerythrin domain-containing protein, giving the protein MKAMKAIDELKNEHHGIEIMLRILQAVAERFGRGQEVDGKDLSNILEFLSVFIDKCHHAKEEEFLFPALENVGVQREGGPIGVMLLEHEQGRRLVAKLKDALADHESGLVLRKEHAQTIIKEYVALLNEHIGKENTVLFPMAEAKLDPGKDKELFEAFEHLERERIGEGKHSEFHALLHRLQATFVVGVGTK; this is encoded by the coding sequence TGAAGGCAATTGATGAACTTAAGAACGAACACCACGGCATTGAAATCATGCTTCGGATCCTGCAGGCCGTTGCGGAGAGGTTCGGACGCGGTCAAGAGGTGGACGGGAAGGATCTTTCCAACATCCTCGAGTTCCTGTCGGTCTTCATCGACAAATGCCATCATGCCAAGGAAGAGGAATTCCTTTTTCCAGCCTTGGAGAATGTTGGCGTACAGCGTGAAGGAGGTCCCATCGGGGTTATGCTGCTGGAACATGAACAAGGCCGCAGACTGGTTGCGAAGCTCAAAGATGCCCTGGCAGACCATGAGTCCGGGCTCGTCTTGCGTAAGGAACACGCTCAAACAATCATCAAAGAATACGTGGCTCTCCTCAATGAGCATATTGGGAAGGAAAACACGGTTCTTTTCCCCATGGCGGAGGCAAAATTGGACCCGGGTAAAGACAAAGAGCTTTTTGAAGCATTCGAGCACCTCGAACGGGAACGTATCGGCGAGGGCAAACACTCTGAGTTTCATGCCCTTTTGCATCGGTTGCAAGCAACTTTCGTTGTTGGGGTCGGAACAAAATAA